From the genome of Mesorhizobium japonicum MAFF 303099, one region includes:
- a CDS encoding cytochrome c oxidase assembly protein produces the protein MSVEMSKKPAGKNSNRIVAAVCLAFFTGMIGMAYAAVPLYKMFCQATGYGGTTQRVEKQYAGRVLDREITVRFDANIAGVPWEFQPVQRSMTMKIGETVQAHYQATNKFDRPVTGRATFNVQPELAGPYFNKVECFCFTDTSLKPGETVDMPVLFYVDPDIVNVPELKDVKTITLSYTMFPVEKNKPVASSEPVQGTSKIISDTEANLGG, from the coding sequence ATGAGCGTCGAGATGTCCAAAAAGCCGGCCGGCAAGAACAGCAACCGCATCGTCGCGGCGGTGTGCCTTGCCTTCTTCACCGGTATGATCGGCATGGCCTATGCCGCCGTGCCGCTCTACAAGATGTTCTGCCAGGCGACCGGCTATGGCGGCACGACGCAACGTGTCGAGAAGCAATATGCCGGCCGCGTGCTCGACCGCGAGATCACCGTGCGCTTCGACGCCAATATTGCCGGCGTGCCGTGGGAATTCCAGCCGGTCCAGCGCTCGATGACCATGAAGATCGGCGAGACCGTGCAGGCGCATTATCAGGCGACCAACAAGTTCGATCGCCCCGTCACCGGTCGCGCCACCTTCAACGTGCAGCCGGAACTGGCGGGTCCGTATTTCAACAAGGTCGAGTGTTTCTGCTTCACCGATACGTCGCTGAAGCCCGGCGAGACGGTGGACATGCCGGTCCTGTTCTATGTGGACCCCGATATCGTGAATGTGCCGGAACTGAAGGACGTGAAGACGATCACGCTGTCCTACACGATGTTCCCGGTCGAGAAGAACAAGCCGGTTGCCTCTTCGGAGCCGGTCCAGGGCACCAGCAAGATAATTTCAGATACCGAAGCAAATCTCGGGGGTTGA
- a CDS encoding cytochrome c oxidase subunit 3: MADAHAKHHDYHLVDPSPWPFLGSIGALVMAFGGVALMEYLKGGSFPIFGHNIANPWLFFIGLVIVLYTMFAWWSDTIKEAHEGHHTRVVSLHLRYGMIMFIASEVMFFVAWFWAYFDASLFAGEVQNYARHTFTGGVWPPKGMEVLDPFHLPLYNTIILLLSGTTVTWAHHSLIHGDRKGLINGLVLTVGLGMLFTMVQAYEYIHAPFGFKDSIYGATFFMATGFHGFHVIIGTIFLLVCLIRAMKGDFTPKQHFGFEAAAWYWHFVDVVWLFLFSAIYVWGSAGAVIEGH; this comes from the coding sequence ATGGCAGACGCGCACGCAAAACATCACGACTATCATCTCGTCGACCCGAGCCCGTGGCCTTTCCTGGGCTCAATCGGCGCGCTCGTCATGGCCTTTGGCGGTGTCGCCCTGATGGAATATCTGAAGGGCGGATCGTTCCCGATCTTCGGTCACAACATTGCCAATCCGTGGCTGTTCTTCATCGGTCTGGTGATCGTCCTCTATACCATGTTCGCCTGGTGGTCGGACACCATCAAGGAAGCGCATGAGGGTCACCACACGCGCGTCGTGTCGTTGCATCTGCGCTACGGCATGATCATGTTCATCGCCTCGGAGGTGATGTTCTTCGTCGCCTGGTTCTGGGCCTATTTCGACGCCAGCCTTTTTGCCGGCGAGGTGCAGAACTATGCACGCCACACATTTACCGGCGGTGTCTGGCCGCCGAAGGGCATGGAGGTTCTCGATCCCTTCCATTTGCCGCTCTACAACACCATCATCCTGCTCCTGTCGGGCACCACGGTCACCTGGGCGCACCATTCGCTCATCCATGGCGATCGCAAGGGCCTGATCAACGGCCTGGTGCTGACCGTCGGCCTGGGCATGCTGTTCACCATGGTGCAGGCCTATGAGTACATACACGCTCCGTTCGGCTTCAAGGATTCCATCTACGGCGCCACCTTCTTCATGGCGACCGGCTTCCACGGTTTCCATGTCATCATCGGCACCATCTTCCTGCTGGTTTGCCTGATCCGCGCGATGAAGGGCGATTTTACCCCCAAGCAGCATTTCGGCTTCGAGGCGGCCGCCTGGTACTGGCACTTCGTCGACGTGGTCTGGCTGTTCCTGTTCTCAGCGATCTATGTCTGG
- a CDS encoding heme o synthase has product MALVDETSIDEAGFRMSEATAGDFFALLKPRVMSLVVFTAFVGLVAAPVTINPLLAVIAILSIAIGAGASGALNMWYDADIDAVMTRTASRPVPSGRIQPHEALSFGLVLSVLSVMTLGVLVNWLSATLLAFTIFFYAVVYTMWLKRWTPQNIVIGGAAGAIPPVIGWAAVTGSVSLESIVLFLIIFLWTPPHFWALALFKSGDYERAGIPMMPNVAGHASTRRQIFAYALVLAPVGVAPWLLGYTTPFYGVAAMLLGLGFVWYAWKVLGMADDDRAMKPAKALFAYSLLYLFAIFAAYLADSVVERALAMGGA; this is encoded by the coding sequence ATGGCCCTAGTCGACGAAACCAGCATTGACGAAGCGGGCTTCCGCATGTCGGAAGCGACGGCGGGCGATTTCTTCGCCCTGCTGAAGCCGCGCGTCATGTCGCTGGTGGTGTTCACGGCCTTTGTCGGGCTGGTCGCCGCCCCGGTGACCATCAACCCGCTGCTGGCGGTGATCGCCATCCTGTCGATCGCCATCGGTGCCGGTGCCTCGGGCGCGCTCAACATGTGGTACGACGCCGACATCGATGCGGTGATGACCAGGACCGCAAGCCGTCCGGTGCCGTCCGGCCGCATTCAGCCGCACGAGGCGCTCAGCTTCGGCCTGGTGCTGTCGGTGCTGTCGGTGATGACGCTTGGCGTGTTGGTCAACTGGCTTTCGGCGACGCTGCTGGCCTTCACCATCTTCTTCTATGCCGTCGTCTACACGATGTGGCTGAAGCGCTGGACGCCGCAGAACATCGTCATCGGCGGCGCGGCCGGTGCCATTCCGCCGGTGATCGGTTGGGCCGCGGTGACCGGATCGGTCAGCCTCGAAAGCATCGTCCTGTTCCTGATCATCTTCCTGTGGACGCCGCCGCATTTCTGGGCGCTCGCGCTGTTCAAGTCCGGGGACTATGAGCGTGCCGGCATCCCGATGATGCCCAATGTCGCCGGCCACGCGTCGACCCGCCGTCAGATCTTCGCCTATGCACTGGTGCTGGCCCCGGTCGGCGTGGCGCCGTGGCTGCTCGGCTATACGACGCCTTTCTATGGCGTGGCCGCCATGCTGCTTGGGCTTGGCTTTGTCTGGTATGCGTGGAAAGTGCTCGGCATGGCCGATGACGACCGCGCCATGAAGCCGGCCAAGGCGCTGTTCGCCTATTCGCTGCTTTATCTCTTCGCCATCTTCGCTGCCTACCTGGCCGACAGCGTTGTCGAACGCGCGCTTGCCATGGGTGGGGCATGA